The following coding sequences are from one Gossypium hirsutum isolate 1008001.06 chromosome A12, Gossypium_hirsutum_v2.1, whole genome shotgun sequence window:
- the LOC107934775 gene encoding TSL-kinase interacting protein 1 isoform X1 produces MGTNRKRRIKALEPHSEINVHEGCKGVDRSRKTRVEQQLQGATGKTEKDEHSLPSGSGEAPSSRSKTTKTRIVEGITIPALYLNTEERLHPSTKIKLQLFPIDESTRLGLEKDGFHPYLELTLSARKKISSVLKHLGSKWGSSSIAVGEPMLFPYVAECLTGYRWTRNDICISASDIYAAIGSPAVFRLRYGWMSDSNLETKTLGQPSVSAPFKASSKLEDVQKSCHTYMQNAYVNGEKAEVTGEGSGKPIITSAETNVAVSEKASNGGVGSMENEVTMDGSIEQSLAMWADSLTNISIGGLLSEASLQGRFGNCDKKSNGISSGLQSSQLISDSFDAFIAGQMNPSRSLRPPLQDSHSSILDADDTCHAFPFQKFSSLGKSPIATGGSAYFHAGNQDTSSKSFKNPNLTEANIRSQGQACQQSDTDLILFSRVYNDESSLGFSGIKWTESLGPFDLGLSSSRKVINGDNTSINGIVR; encoded by the exons ATGGGAACTAATAGAAAGAGAAGGATAAAAGCGTTAGAACCACATTCAGAAATCAATGTGCACGAAGGTTGTAAGGGAGTCGATAGATCTAGAAAGACAAGAGTTGAGCAGCAGCTTCAGGGAGCAACAG GAAAAACAGAAAAGGATGAGCATTCATTACCTAGTGGTTCAGGTGAAGCACCATCTTCAAGGTCTAAAACTACAAAAACCAGAATTGTGGAAGGAATTACAATACCTGCACTTTACTTGAATACAGAAGAAAGACTTCATCCTTCCACTAAGATTAAGTTGCAGCTCTTTCCGATAGATGAAAGCACTCGTCTAGGTTTAGAAAAG GATGGCTTTCATCCTTATTTGGAACTGACTTTAAGTGCTAGAAAGAAGATATCCTCTGTACTTAAGCACCTTGGTAGCAAGTGGGGCAGTTCAAGCATCGCTGTTGGGGAGCCCATGCTTTTCCCATATGTAGCAGAATGTCTGACCGGTTACAGATGGACGAGAAATGACATTTGCATCAGTGCCAGCGATATTTATGCAGCAATTGGAAGCCCAGCTGTGTTTCGTTTAAG GTATGGATGGATGTCTGACTCTAATCTTGAAACAAAAACCTTGGGACAGCCTTCTGTATCAGCTCCCTTCAAAGCCTCCTCCAAACTTGAAGATGTACAGAAAAGTTGCCATACTTACATGCAGAATGCATATGTAAATGGTGAAAAAGCTGAGGTAACTGGTGAAGGGTCTGGAAAACCAATCATTACGAGTGCAGAAACAAATGTAGCTGTTTCAGAGAAGGCGTCTAATGGAGGAGTTGGTTCTATG GAAAATGAAGTGACAATGGATGGTAGCATTGAACAATCATTGGCAATGTGGGCCGACAGTCTAACTAACATTAGCATAGGAGGTCTGCTGTCAGAAGCATCATTGCAGGGCAGGTTTGGGAATTGTGATAAAAAATCAAATGGGATCTCTTCAGGCTTGCAATCATCTCAATTAATCTCTGATTCCTTTGATGCTTTCATTGCTGGTCAAATGAATCCCTCCAGAAGTCTAAGGCCGCCACTTCAGGACTCACATTCCTCAATTTTAGATGCTGATGATACATGCCATGCATttccatttcaaaaattttcttctttAGGCAAAAGTCCTATAGCTACCGGTGGAAGTGCTTATTTTCATGCAGGCAATCAGGACACCAGTTCTAAGTCATTCAAAAACCCCAATCTGACAGAG GCCAATATTAGATCACAAGGCCAGGCTTGTCAACAATCAGACACAGACTTGATACTTTTTTCGCGAGTATATAATGATGAAAGCAGTCTCGGGTTCTCTGGCATTAAATGG ACAGAATCTTTGGGACCCTTTGATCTGGGCCTGTCTTCTTCCCGCAAAGTCATAAATGGAGACAATACTAGCATCAATGGCATTGTCAGGTAG
- the LOC107934775 gene encoding TSL-kinase interacting protein 1 isoform X4: MGTNRKRRIKALEPHSEINVHEGCKGVDRSRKTRVEQQLQGATGKTEKDEHSLPSGSEERLHPSTKIKLQLFPIDESTRLGLEKDGFHPYLELTLSARKKISSVLKHLGSKWGSSSIAVGEPMLFPYVAECLTGYRWTRNDICISASDIYAAIGSPAVFRLRYGWMSDSNLETKTLGQPSVSAPFKASSKLEDVQKSCHTYMQNAYVNGEKAEVTGEGSGKPIITSAETNVAVSEKASNGGVGSMENEVTMDGSIEQSLAMWADSLTNISIGGLLSEASLQGRFGNCDKKSNGISSGLQSSQLISDSFDAFIAGQMNPSRSLRPPLQDSHSSILDADDTCHAFPFQKFSSLGKSPIATGGSAYFHAGNQDTSSKSFKNPNLTEANIRSQGQACQQSDTDLILFSRVYNDESSLGFSGIKWTESLGPFDLGLSSSRKVINGDNTSINGIVR, encoded by the exons ATGGGAACTAATAGAAAGAGAAGGATAAAAGCGTTAGAACCACATTCAGAAATCAATGTGCACGAAGGTTGTAAGGGAGTCGATAGATCTAGAAAGACAAGAGTTGAGCAGCAGCTTCAGGGAGCAACAG GAAAAACAGAAAAGGATGAGCATTCATTACCTAGTGGTTCAG AAGAAAGACTTCATCCTTCCACTAAGATTAAGTTGCAGCTCTTTCCGATAGATGAAAGCACTCGTCTAGGTTTAGAAAAG GATGGCTTTCATCCTTATTTGGAACTGACTTTAAGTGCTAGAAAGAAGATATCCTCTGTACTTAAGCACCTTGGTAGCAAGTGGGGCAGTTCAAGCATCGCTGTTGGGGAGCCCATGCTTTTCCCATATGTAGCAGAATGTCTGACCGGTTACAGATGGACGAGAAATGACATTTGCATCAGTGCCAGCGATATTTATGCAGCAATTGGAAGCCCAGCTGTGTTTCGTTTAAG GTATGGATGGATGTCTGACTCTAATCTTGAAACAAAAACCTTGGGACAGCCTTCTGTATCAGCTCCCTTCAAAGCCTCCTCCAAACTTGAAGATGTACAGAAAAGTTGCCATACTTACATGCAGAATGCATATGTAAATGGTGAAAAAGCTGAGGTAACTGGTGAAGGGTCTGGAAAACCAATCATTACGAGTGCAGAAACAAATGTAGCTGTTTCAGAGAAGGCGTCTAATGGAGGAGTTGGTTCTATG GAAAATGAAGTGACAATGGATGGTAGCATTGAACAATCATTGGCAATGTGGGCCGACAGTCTAACTAACATTAGCATAGGAGGTCTGCTGTCAGAAGCATCATTGCAGGGCAGGTTTGGGAATTGTGATAAAAAATCAAATGGGATCTCTTCAGGCTTGCAATCATCTCAATTAATCTCTGATTCCTTTGATGCTTTCATTGCTGGTCAAATGAATCCCTCCAGAAGTCTAAGGCCGCCACTTCAGGACTCACATTCCTCAATTTTAGATGCTGATGATACATGCCATGCATttccatttcaaaaattttcttctttAGGCAAAAGTCCTATAGCTACCGGTGGAAGTGCTTATTTTCATGCAGGCAATCAGGACACCAGTTCTAAGTCATTCAAAAACCCCAATCTGACAGAG GCCAATATTAGATCACAAGGCCAGGCTTGTCAACAATCAGACACAGACTTGATACTTTTTTCGCGAGTATATAATGATGAAAGCAGTCTCGGGTTCTCTGGCATTAAATGG ACAGAATCTTTGGGACCCTTTGATCTGGGCCTGTCTTCTTCCCGCAAAGTCATAAATGGAGACAATACTAGCATCAATGGCATTGTCAGGTAG
- the LOC107934775 gene encoding TSL-kinase interacting protein 1 isoform X2, which produces MENFYHMGTNRKRRIKALEPHSEINVHEGCKGVDRSRKTRVEQQLQGATGKTEKDEHSLPSGSGEAPSSRSKTTKTRIVEGITIPALYLNTEERLHPSTKIKLQLFPIDESTRLGLEKDGFHPYLELTLSARKKISSVLKHLGSKWGSSSIAVGEPMLFPYVAECLTGYRWTRNDICISASDIYAAIGSPAVFRLRYGWMSDSNLETKTLGQPSVSAPFKASSKLEDVQKSCHTYMQNAYVNGEKAEVTGEGSGKPIITSAETNVAVSEKASNGGVGSMENEVTMDGSIEQSLAMWADSLTNISIGGLLSEASLQGRFGNCDKKSNGISSGLQSSQLISDSFDAFIAGQMNPSRSLRPPLQDSHSSILDADDTCHAFPFQKFSSLGKSPIATGGSAYFHAGNQDTSSKSFKNPNLTEANIRSQGQACQQSDTDLILFSRVYNDESSLGFSGIKWTESLGPFDLGLSSSRKVINGDNTSINGIVR; this is translated from the exons GAAAACTTTTATCACATGGGAACTAATAGAAAGAGAAGGATAAAAGCGTTAGAACCACATTCAGAAATCAATGTGCACGAAGGTTGTAAGGGAGTCGATAGATCTAGAAAGACAAGAGTTGAGCAGCAGCTTCAGGGAGCAACAG GAAAAACAGAAAAGGATGAGCATTCATTACCTAGTGGTTCAGGTGAAGCACCATCTTCAAGGTCTAAAACTACAAAAACCAGAATTGTGGAAGGAATTACAATACCTGCACTTTACTTGAATACAGAAGAAAGACTTCATCCTTCCACTAAGATTAAGTTGCAGCTCTTTCCGATAGATGAAAGCACTCGTCTAGGTTTAGAAAAG GATGGCTTTCATCCTTATTTGGAACTGACTTTAAGTGCTAGAAAGAAGATATCCTCTGTACTTAAGCACCTTGGTAGCAAGTGGGGCAGTTCAAGCATCGCTGTTGGGGAGCCCATGCTTTTCCCATATGTAGCAGAATGTCTGACCGGTTACAGATGGACGAGAAATGACATTTGCATCAGTGCCAGCGATATTTATGCAGCAATTGGAAGCCCAGCTGTGTTTCGTTTAAG GTATGGATGGATGTCTGACTCTAATCTTGAAACAAAAACCTTGGGACAGCCTTCTGTATCAGCTCCCTTCAAAGCCTCCTCCAAACTTGAAGATGTACAGAAAAGTTGCCATACTTACATGCAGAATGCATATGTAAATGGTGAAAAAGCTGAGGTAACTGGTGAAGGGTCTGGAAAACCAATCATTACGAGTGCAGAAACAAATGTAGCTGTTTCAGAGAAGGCGTCTAATGGAGGAGTTGGTTCTATG GAAAATGAAGTGACAATGGATGGTAGCATTGAACAATCATTGGCAATGTGGGCCGACAGTCTAACTAACATTAGCATAGGAGGTCTGCTGTCAGAAGCATCATTGCAGGGCAGGTTTGGGAATTGTGATAAAAAATCAAATGGGATCTCTTCAGGCTTGCAATCATCTCAATTAATCTCTGATTCCTTTGATGCTTTCATTGCTGGTCAAATGAATCCCTCCAGAAGTCTAAGGCCGCCACTTCAGGACTCACATTCCTCAATTTTAGATGCTGATGATACATGCCATGCATttccatttcaaaaattttcttctttAGGCAAAAGTCCTATAGCTACCGGTGGAAGTGCTTATTTTCATGCAGGCAATCAGGACACCAGTTCTAAGTCATTCAAAAACCCCAATCTGACAGAG GCCAATATTAGATCACAAGGCCAGGCTTGTCAACAATCAGACACAGACTTGATACTTTTTTCGCGAGTATATAATGATGAAAGCAGTCTCGGGTTCTCTGGCATTAAATGG ACAGAATCTTTGGGACCCTTTGATCTGGGCCTGTCTTCTTCCCGCAAAGTCATAAATGGAGACAATACTAGCATCAATGGCATTGTCAGGTAG
- the LOC107934775 gene encoding TSL-kinase interacting protein 1 isoform X3 encodes MENFYHMGTNRKRRIKALEPHSEINVHEGCKGVDRSRKTRVEQQLQGATGKTEKDEHSLPSGSEERLHPSTKIKLQLFPIDESTRLGLEKDGFHPYLELTLSARKKISSVLKHLGSKWGSSSIAVGEPMLFPYVAECLTGYRWTRNDICISASDIYAAIGSPAVFRLRYGWMSDSNLETKTLGQPSVSAPFKASSKLEDVQKSCHTYMQNAYVNGEKAEVTGEGSGKPIITSAETNVAVSEKASNGGVGSMENEVTMDGSIEQSLAMWADSLTNISIGGLLSEASLQGRFGNCDKKSNGISSGLQSSQLISDSFDAFIAGQMNPSRSLRPPLQDSHSSILDADDTCHAFPFQKFSSLGKSPIATGGSAYFHAGNQDTSSKSFKNPNLTEANIRSQGQACQQSDTDLILFSRVYNDESSLGFSGIKWTESLGPFDLGLSSSRKVINGDNTSINGIVR; translated from the exons GAAAACTTTTATCACATGGGAACTAATAGAAAGAGAAGGATAAAAGCGTTAGAACCACATTCAGAAATCAATGTGCACGAAGGTTGTAAGGGAGTCGATAGATCTAGAAAGACAAGAGTTGAGCAGCAGCTTCAGGGAGCAACAG GAAAAACAGAAAAGGATGAGCATTCATTACCTAGTGGTTCAG AAGAAAGACTTCATCCTTCCACTAAGATTAAGTTGCAGCTCTTTCCGATAGATGAAAGCACTCGTCTAGGTTTAGAAAAG GATGGCTTTCATCCTTATTTGGAACTGACTTTAAGTGCTAGAAAGAAGATATCCTCTGTACTTAAGCACCTTGGTAGCAAGTGGGGCAGTTCAAGCATCGCTGTTGGGGAGCCCATGCTTTTCCCATATGTAGCAGAATGTCTGACCGGTTACAGATGGACGAGAAATGACATTTGCATCAGTGCCAGCGATATTTATGCAGCAATTGGAAGCCCAGCTGTGTTTCGTTTAAG GTATGGATGGATGTCTGACTCTAATCTTGAAACAAAAACCTTGGGACAGCCTTCTGTATCAGCTCCCTTCAAAGCCTCCTCCAAACTTGAAGATGTACAGAAAAGTTGCCATACTTACATGCAGAATGCATATGTAAATGGTGAAAAAGCTGAGGTAACTGGTGAAGGGTCTGGAAAACCAATCATTACGAGTGCAGAAACAAATGTAGCTGTTTCAGAGAAGGCGTCTAATGGAGGAGTTGGTTCTATG GAAAATGAAGTGACAATGGATGGTAGCATTGAACAATCATTGGCAATGTGGGCCGACAGTCTAACTAACATTAGCATAGGAGGTCTGCTGTCAGAAGCATCATTGCAGGGCAGGTTTGGGAATTGTGATAAAAAATCAAATGGGATCTCTTCAGGCTTGCAATCATCTCAATTAATCTCTGATTCCTTTGATGCTTTCATTGCTGGTCAAATGAATCCCTCCAGAAGTCTAAGGCCGCCACTTCAGGACTCACATTCCTCAATTTTAGATGCTGATGATACATGCCATGCATttccatttcaaaaattttcttctttAGGCAAAAGTCCTATAGCTACCGGTGGAAGTGCTTATTTTCATGCAGGCAATCAGGACACCAGTTCTAAGTCATTCAAAAACCCCAATCTGACAGAG GCCAATATTAGATCACAAGGCCAGGCTTGTCAACAATCAGACACAGACTTGATACTTTTTTCGCGAGTATATAATGATGAAAGCAGTCTCGGGTTCTCTGGCATTAAATGG ACAGAATCTTTGGGACCCTTTGATCTGGGCCTGTCTTCTTCCCGCAAAGTCATAAATGGAGACAATACTAGCATCAATGGCATTGTCAGGTAG